From one Malus sylvestris chromosome 1, drMalSylv7.2, whole genome shotgun sequence genomic stretch:
- the LOC126631318 gene encoding uncharacterized protein LOC126631318 has product MGNCVFKGFEEAEEMVKVVTSSGGIMELFAPITANSIANEFPGHAIFRSPDLFAQPLLHNEELHPKELYYLLPLNPYKTPKNHDINANPNGAVCTPYRMTCDSQGKKAADPEVFPRYNSSGVWKVKLVISPEQLSEILSQEARTEALIESVRTVAKCGTGGNSSVESSDQWSVSSSWKELSS; this is encoded by the coding sequence ATGGGAAATTGTGTGTTTAAAGGGTTTGAAGAGGCAGAAGAGATGGTGAAAGTGGTGACATCCAGTGGGGGAATAATGGAGCTCTTTGCCCCAATCACAGCTAACTCCATAGCCAATGAGTTCCCAGGCCATGCCATCTTCCGCAGCCCTGACCTCTTCGCCCAACCTCTTCTCCACAACGAAGAGCTTCATCCCAAAGAGCTTTACTATCTCCTACCTCTCAACCCCTACAAAACCCCAAAGAATCATGATATTAATGCAAACCCTAACGGCGCCGTTTGTACACCATATCGCATGACGTGTGACAGCCAAGGCAAGAAAGCGGCAGACCCTGAAGTTTTTCCGAGGTACAATAGTAGTGGGGTTTGGAAGGTGAAGCTGGTGATAAGTCCAGAGCAGCTCTCTGAGATTTTGTCGCAGGAGGCTCGCACTGAGGCTTTGATTGAAAGCGTGAGGACGGTGGCCAAGTGCGGCACCGGAGGGAACTCGTCGGTGGAAAGTTCCGATCAGTGGAGTGTGTCTAGTAGTTGGAAGGAGTTGTCATCGTGA